Proteins from one Rosa chinensis cultivar Old Blush chromosome 7, RchiOBHm-V2, whole genome shotgun sequence genomic window:
- the LOC112179242 gene encoding cytochrome P450 94B3 — protein MDLLFSLQSFLFLVFLSVYVYLHFYTSPPKKSIHTGFKIYPILGSLPGFLMNRHRFLDWTTEILRNCPTNTAIFFRPGKIHGIITANPSNVEHMLKTNFENYPKGERFIDLLRDFLGGGIFNADGELWKVQRKTASYAFNTKSLRNFVMDNVSFEIQTRLVPLLARAAETGCRLDLQDVLERFAFDNICKMAFNVDPGCLGGDGKSAAEFMRAFDDATTLCSGRFLYAFRFILILKKFFNIGSERRLKDSIATVHNFADDIIRSRMENNSYEQQDDLLSRFIGNDNNNSPEFLRDIIISMILAGRDTTSSALSWFFWIISSRPNVQLNILNELEAIRSRNGQSNGDTYGFDELRDMHYLQAAIMEAMRLYPPVPVDTKACLNDDVMPDGTVLRKGWFVTYHAYAMGRMETIWGKDCQEYVPERWLGEDGTCQPDSAFRYPVFHAGPRMCLGKDLAFIQMKSIAASVIQRFEFDVEDKGTCPVHLLSMTLRIKGGLPVSVRKRCI, from the coding sequence ATGGATCTATTATTCTCCCTGCAATCTTTCCTCTTTCTAGTTTTCCTCTCCGTCTATGTCTACCTTCATTTTTACACTAGTCCACCGAAGAAATCCATCCACACCGGCTTCAAGATCTACCCGATTCTCGGATCTCTGCCGGGATTCCTGATGAACCGGCACCGTTTCCTCGACTGGACCACCGAAATCCTCCGCAACTGTCCCACCAACACCGCCATCTTCTTCCGCCCGGGAAAAATCCACGGCATCATCACGGCCAACCCTTCAAACGTGGAGCACATGCTGAAAACCAACTTCGAGAACTACCCGAAAGGCGAGCGGTTCATCGATCTCCTCCGAGACTTTCTCGGCGGCGGAATCTTCAACGCCGACGGCGAGCTCTGGAAGGTCCAGAGAAAGACGGCCAGCTATGCCTTCAACACCAAATCACTCAGGAACTTCGTCATGGATAACGTCAGCTTCGAGATTCAGACCAGGTTGGTTCCACTTTTGGCGCGAGCAGCCGAAACGGGATGTCGTTTGGACCTCCAAGACGTCTTGGAGCGGTTTGCGTTCGACAATATTTGCAAGATGGCTTTCAACGTCGACCCAGGTTGTCTCGGCGGCGATGGGAAATCCGCCGCCGAGTTTATGCGGGCGTTTGATGACGCCACCACACTTTGCTCTGGAAGGTTCCTCTATGCCTTTCGATTCATCCTTATCTTAAAAAAATTCTTCAATATTGGATCCGAGAGGAGGTTGAAGGATTCAATTGCAACCGTTCATAACTTCGCTGATGACATAATAAGGTCTCGAATGGAGAACAATAGCTACGAACAGCAGGATGATTTGTTATCCCGGTTCATCGGAAATGACAACAATAACTCGCCGGAGTTTCTCCGTGACATCATCATAAGCATGATCCTCGCCGGCAGGGACACGACGTCTTCTGCTCTATCTTGgttcttctggatcatatcttCTAGACCAAACGTCCAGCTCAACATTCTGAATGAGCTCGAAGCCATTCGATCCCGAAACGGCCAAAGTAACGGCGACACTTACGGTTTTGACGAGCTCAGAGACATGCACTATTTGCAGGCAGCGATTATGGAAGCCATGAGACTCTACCCTCCTGTACCGGTGGACACGAAGGCGTGCCTCAACGATGACGTCATGCCGGACGGGACGGTGTTGAGGAAAGGGTGGTTTGTGACGTACCATGCGTATGCCATGGGGAGGATGGAGACGATATGGGGGAAGGACTGCCAGGAGTATGTGCCGGAGAGGTGGCTCGGCGAGGACGGCACGTGTCAGCCGGACAGTGCGTTTCGGTATCCGGTGTTTCACGCCGGGCCGAGAATGTGTCTCGGAAAAGACTTGGCGTTTATTCAGATGAAGTCCATTGCAGCCTCTGTGATACAGAGGTTTGAGTTCGACGTAGAAGATAAGGGCACGTGTCCGGTGCATTTGTTGTCCATGACACTGCGAATTAAAGGTGGACTACCCGTGAGTGTGAGAAAGAGATGCATATGA